ATGCCCTGCCTCCCGGTGGGTGAGTGAAATACAGGTTGTGTTACCCAAAAGGAAGATGCTTTTAAAGGCCAACTCCATACACTTCCTGGACGTAATGTGAGCCCTGTAGGCTTAACAGGGTGAAAGACCGAGTCTCCTCCCAAAGAGAGGAACTTTGGCTTAGAACATAATAATGTCCTATTGCCAGAACTTTTTTTGTAAATGTGAACTGGAGGAGGAGGCCTGGGGGCAGCCACTTTCCATGAGGCCCAGGCAAAGAGCCAGTTTGCCAAATAGCAAATTTCATttgggatggggggtggggggcggtCATCCGCAGTCTGGTTGGTTACTATTCAATAACCGTATTGAGTGTCTTTGCTTTTATTGTTATCATGAACATATCCTCCACCAACACTCCATGCAAGCTCCCATATCTTGGCCGAGCAAATTTTGTTTAAAACAGCAATGGCAGCACAATCACAAAGACTCTCCCCAAAAGGACCTAGGAGTCTTTGCATCTATGCCTCGGCCTAAGAAATGGCACAGCTGCCTGTGGAGAGATTTTTCACACCATGCAAAGGTTGTGCTTGGCATTTGGAGGGGAAAACAATGTGGCTTCTGAGTGCCATTCACCCTTTGAGTCTGGGCAATCCCATTTCCCCAAAAAATCCTAAAGGAAAGATAGATGGAGAGGCCCTCCAGAATTCTCATTAACTTCAGAAAACAGAACTAGCTTAAGACAAATTTATGCCTAATTCCAGAAAAGGTCCCAATTTGGAGGGAATGTAATTTGGCAAGATGGTTGCtggaaccaggaaaaaaaataatctcatGATTTCTAACCCTGGCTGGGCCCCTGGCTTACTGTGGAAGTTTGGGCAAGGCCCTTTTTTTCTCAATAATGTTCAACTTCCTCTTGGGAAAAATGAAGATAAGGTCTTTCAGTCTCCCACCAGCTTCTATGTGGCATTGCAAGGGTTAAAGAACACAAAAGTCCTTTGGCAAAGGGTATATGCTGAATATTTTTTTGAAGGTATTTATGAAGGCAAAAGTCCCTTTAAAAACAGGATTTCTTAAGTCCCAATCCTCATTTCCAGGGCGCAGGACTTTAAAAACTACCACCAACAAAAAGACAGCACATGATagataaaaagcatttttttttaattttatcaaattGATCTGTACAAAAGTTAGCATTGCTTGGTCAGAAACTAGTGAAACAGAGCAGGTAAGTAACAGCTAATGTCTTTCCAAACTTTACACAGAAAAATAGATTGCATAAAAATGAGTTTGCGATCATTTTCCCCCCAGAAGGAAATAGGCAAAAAAATAATCTTAGAAAAAGGtaggaaaagtagaaaaagtaaaaagaagatAACCTCTCAAATGTATTTAGATTTACAAAGTTTTAAAGGCACACATTACCATAAAGTAGGTGGTTATTATATGCTCAGCATACAATGGAAGAAATAGAAGCATATCAATGAAATATTAGTCTAAAACTAAGTACCTACAAAAATTTAGTGGAGAAGGTTTTAGTTTCACAGTTCGACAGGTGACATCTGGTCCCTAAAAGCCCAAATTAAAGTGTATCTCCAGCCCTCGTGGGAGAACTGCTCATTAAATTCCCCATTTCTAGCCACATGCTGCAGTACTTAAATCTACCAAATCCAGAGATGTCTTTGCCTTCCAATCTTGTTAAACACTTTGAAAAGTGAGTGGCATCatgaccaaattaaaacaaagggCCCTCCCCAAAAGCAATACCCTTTTCTTGACCTGTCCCCTCCACGTACTACTGAATTTAATTAGTCATTTTTTGCAGCCGTCTGAGTGAACTTCCTCCCCACACCACTCCCATTCCCTTGCTGACTCCCAACCAGATGTCAATTTTACTTCTATGACTTGTACACAATCTGGACTTCACTCCACTCCCTTTGACACTACTGCTGCAGTGGTTAAAATAGACTCATAACGCCGTTTTATTGTCCCATCGCCACTATTTAAGTCTCcggtcttttaatttttttttaaattctactttttttttgcacaaattaCTTCATTAATTAAAGACAAAATAATACAgaacataaatacatatttaacaGATTTCAAAAAATCAAACACTTTTAAGCTCCCCCCCAAAAATGTTAATTACAGCCAAACCTTGTTTAGAAGAACTCTGACTAAAGCAAACACCCCCGACACTGAGAAGTTGATCCCCAGAGCTGCTTCTAGGGATTTCCAcaagactgttaaaaaaaatggaatcagaattttttttcattggtcCCAATAAGTTCATGTCCTCAAGGTTGGTCCGTACCTCCAATTGCAGTAGATCCTTAAAGTCTTGTAccatttccttctgattttgcaCTCACTGCAAGGCAAAACTAACATGTTCCCTTCAGTCCTCACAGAGGAGTCAAATGGTTGGCcttcatttatttaaaaggaattatcagtcatctaaaaaaaaatcaagaaaatagaaCTCTGTCCATTTAAAGATGCTTAAGAGATTTAGAAGCAAAGGGACATgcattcaacaaaaaaaaaaaaagttagtgttCCCCGCAGATTTCAGCAGGCACTTCAAAAACTGGCATGGAATTCCTCTTACTTCTTTCCTTCAATAGTGCATATAGTTTGGAAGACCgcaaagatttctttttccttttttttgtttgggatttctttgttgttgttttttgtttgcttgtttgttttgttttgtttttattttttcctctgcaaAGTTCCCTCTTTCTATCCTCCTGAAGGCATTTCCTCTAAGGCCTTGTCAGGGTGGTATAGACAGGCTGGTCCCAGTTACTGGTGGGGCTGTGGGCTGGGGGAATGGATAAGCCATTGAGGATGGGGGTAGCGTAGGGCCTGCGGGAGGAATGGAAGTAGGGGTACTGGTAAATGCTAGAGGGGTAGCCGGAGTAGGGATTGTAGTAGTTGGAGCTCTGAAGATCGGTGTAATCGCACTGGGAGCTCGAGAAGGAGCTGGCAGCGGTGGCTGTGGACGCTGTGGTAACGCAGGCCTGGGCACTGTAGGACCCATAGTCGGAGTGGGTTGGGGAGCCATGGGACTGGTCGCTGTAGTGGCTGGGGCTCAGCTGCTCCGTTTTAATGTGCGGCCGCTGCTGGCCCGGCTCATTGGGGGACGACGAGGAAGCTGAGGAAGGGCTCTTGTGAGTCCAGACTTGGGGTCCCCCGCTCCCGGGTGCCGAATGGGAATAGGAAGCCCCGTAGGAGCCCGCTGTCGAGTTCTGCCCAGGGTCGGCGGGGATGGCGGAGTGGCCGTTGAGGGGCAGGTACTGATCAAACTCGTGGACGTCAAAGGTCTCCATGTTATTGATCACTTCACTGCTCAGCTCCGAGATGTCCACATTGCTGAAGTCAATGTTCTGGCGGCCGCTGTCCACTAGACGGCGCCCTTCGTGCTTCAGCTCTTGCTTGTTGCCATGATGTAGGTCAGTTTTCGGAGTGGTGGGTGGAGTAGGTGGTCCGTGTGTCTGCCCTAAAAAGAGAACACATTTCAGAAATCAAAGATTTTGTTTTAGGAGaggacaggaagaaaaaaataggggGTTGGGGTTTGTTTTGtcgtttaaaaattattttaacaaatatagaaggaaaaaggCAACAGAAATAATGCTGCCTATGGTGTCAAAAGATAACACTTAAACGTTGGCCCTGCAATTTATTAACTATATTTTGCTGTTTTGTTATAAATCTCTTTAACTTTTCCAGGTCTCTGTCTCCTCAGATGTAAAATAAGGACTAGATCACTCAGGTAAATTTACAATTGTCTGATACTTATAAAATTGACATTGCcagtctttacatttttttttaagtttaaattttaaacttaaagTTTTAAacttaaagtttaaaatttaaatctttaaattcttttctttaaacacaGAAATCCTAGGGAATAAACAATTTCTAATTAGGATAAATTCCGTTCTTTAGAAAtgggctagattttttatttaagcaaaaaaaattacttttcttaTGTGCTAATATTCAGCTTAACATTATGCTTTGCACACAGCaggtgctcagtaaatatttgctgTCTTATTCTATAGGAAACTTTTGtggagtgtgtgtatgtatatattttccatatcccaacaatacaaataaaaagaaaagaataaaatcctTCAGACGGGATTTAGACTAGAAAGAAGAAACACGTCTGAAGTTACAGGATGTTAGCAATTCTATTGGAATCTGTCAACACTTAAAGGTTGCCAATTCTGAGCCCTACTTTAGCATCAGGAATGGTCGTGATTGGACCCATTATGAAGGTC
The window above is part of the Monodelphis domestica isolate mMonDom1 chromosome 7, mMonDom1.pri, whole genome shotgun sequence genome. Proteins encoded here:
- the SOX8 gene encoding transcription factor SOX-8 is translated as MLNMTEEHEKTLEPPCSPSGTTSSMSHVEDSDSDTPLSPAGSEGLGCSSGTGPRSAGGGAALGSKVDPGEVDDRFPACIRDAVSQVLKGYDWSLVPMPVRGNGSLKAKPHVKRPMNAFMVWAQAARRKLADQYPHLHNAELSKTLGKLWRLLSENEKRPFVEEAERLRVQHKKDHPDYKYQPRRRKSVKTGQSDSDSGAELGHHPGNPMYKADSGLGGLGDSHHHNDHTGQTHGPPTPPTTPKTDLHHGNKQELKHEGRRLVDSGRQNIDFSNVDISELSSEVINNMETFDVHEFDQYLPLNGHSAIPADPGQNSTAGSYGASYSHSAPGSGGPQVWTHKSPSSASSSSPNEPGQQRPHIKTEQLSPSHYSDQSHGSPTHSDYGSYSAQACVTTASTATAASSFSSSQCDYTDLQSSNYYNPYSGYPSSIYQYPYFHSSRRPYATPILNGLSIPPAHSPTSNWDQPVYTTLTRP